From the genome of Hymenobacter gelipurpurascens:
AACACCTCGTAGCTCACCGACCAGCCCTCGGTGGCACCGTTGGGACGAGCTGCCAGGAGCTTGTTGCTTTCACTGCTGATCTGTACAGAGGCTGCCAGGGCTTTGGCGGCCTCGGCGGTGGCGGCACGGCCTTCCACCAGGGCCTGCACCCGCACATCAGTTCCGCTCCAGCCCCGCACCGTGATGCTCCCACCGGGGCGGGCATCAAGGGTGAGCGGCGTGCCGGCAGCAGGCGCCGCCAGCGTGAGGGTGCGGATTTCGCAGAACTGCTTTTGCAGCGGATTCTTGGCAGTGAGGCCGGAGCAGCTCAGTGTGAAAGCAGGCACGGGTGCAGTCTGGGCCAGGGCAGCGCTGCTTGTCATCACTGACACAGCTATCAATAATAAGGGTAGTAGGGGTTTCATGGGCACAAAGATGGAGGTAGTAAATTAGGGGCGGAAGTGCAACTAACTGCTGGCATAGGCCACTTGGCTAGGCTCCTTTGCCGGCGGCCAGGCCCGTCAGGTAGGCGGTTATGATGGTGGCCCCCAGCCGGGCCGTTTGGTTGTCGCGGTCGAAGACCGGATTAAGCTCCACTACTTCAAACAGGCGAACATCGGCATGCTTGCCTGCCAGGAAGGCTGCTTGCGTAGCCTCGCGCGGCGTGAAGCCATCGGCGCTGGGCGCCGACACGGCCGGCGCGTAGGCTTCGGCGCACCCGTCTATATCGAAGCTCACAAATCCGACGCCATCAAACCGACGCAGGGCGCGGTCCATGTACTCGGGCATGCCATCCTTTTGCACGTGGCCTAGGGGCACGATATGAGCATTTTGCTGGTGCAGAAAATCAATATCTTCCCAGGTATTGAGGTTGGAATGCAGCCCGATTTCCGTGAACCGCTCTCCGAGCAGGAATCCTTCGCGCAGCAGCTTCCGGAAGGGCGTTCCGCTACTGAGTACCGCTAGCTTTTCCTTCACATCGGCGTGGGCATCGAGGTTGATACCGCTGACCGCCTGGCCGCCGTGGGCATCTACGAGGCCGCGCACGGTGCTGTAGGTGCCATCATGAGAGCCGCCCAGCACTACCACGCGGGGATACTGGCCTAGCAGCCGCGCCAGCTCCTGCCGAATGGCCTGGTGGTTGGTAGCGTGGTCGAAGTCATTGAGAGCCAAGTTGCCGGCGTCGGCTATGCGCAAGGCATCGAGGTGCACATTGTGCTCCAGGTTATAGGTTTTGTGGTAGCGCCGCAGCTCCCGCCGGATGGCATCGGGGGCACCCGCCGCGCCAGCCCGGCCGCCTTCCAGCACCGTTCCGAAATCAATCGGCAGGCCTACGAGGCACACATCCGCTTCCGGCAGCTCCGCCGTCGGCCGAATTAACTCTTTCAGGAAAGTCGCCATAGCAGAAGCAAGTAAGTTGGGACCGAAATGTAGTTGATTCCGGCAGGATGATGTTCAGCCGGGCGTTTGCCAGGCCAGGCAGGCTTCCTAGGCCAGTGTTTGCCAGCATGTGCTACCTTTCGGAATGCTCTTCCGTGTTCTTCTCCTGGCCTTGCTGTTGGGTAGCGCTCCAGCTGCCTGGGCCCAGCGCAACGCCGCGCCCATTCCTAAAGTGGCGCCCTCCTTCTTCTCTACCTACACGTACCTCTCCTACACCATTCAGGACAAGGCTACCAGCGCCGAGCCCATGGCGGCCCGCGGTGTAGGCGGCACGCTCACGCTGCGCCCCGATGGCACCTACCAGAAACGCCTGACGCTGGCCGGCAACGGCACCACAATGGCCTTTGACCAGGACGGACGCTTCACCTTCGCCGGCGACCAAATCACATTCAGCTACACCGACAAAAAAGGCCAGCCCCGCACCGATCAGGGCACGTTTCGGCTGCAGCCTGCCGCCCGGCTTCTTACCCTCACCCTCATTGCCTACCCGGCCGGCAACAAGGGAGTTTACACGCTGCGAGTGCAGTAAGTATTGGCCCCGCCCTTGGCCCCTAGCTCTCCAACGAAAACACTATGGCGTTGCCGATTTCACGGAGAAAACCTTTTGCATAATGCTTAGTCACGACTGGGTGCCTTGACGAAAATCAGAGTGTGCAGGTTCGAACTCTCCCCCTGTATCCCTTCCAAGCTTTCTTGCAGTATATACCCTTGGGCATAGAGCTTAGCAATAACTTCTTGGTAGCCAGTGGCAGCCGCAACCAGGTCTTTCTGCCTTGAACCGCTACCAAACTTGTAAAACTCAGGCTGGCCTGTGCCACGCACAACGGTGACCTCCACCGTTACCCTGCTCTCATAGATGCGCACTACAACTACAGCCGGGTCCTCGGCCACGGCCAACACGGGAGAGCTGCTCAGCACTACTAGGCAGCCCACGATATAGAATAGTTTTTTCATAGTGCGTGAAGGTAGCTGAACAGCAGTATCCAGGACTATTTCCTCTGCTGCATACTGGCCTAGCGGGGTCCGGCGCTGGCCTAGGCCAGTGGATTGCGCCCCGCCGGGCTTTCTGCTAACTTGCGGCCCCTTTCGGCCCCACTGGCGTCGGCTGGGCATTCACCATTTCACAACTCCACAAATTCACAGATAGATGGGACGCGCATTTGAATTCCGCAAAGGCCGCAAAATGAAGCGCTGGGACCGGATGTCCAAAGACTTTACCCGCATCGGCCGGGAAATCGTGATGGCCGTGAAGGAATCGGGCTCCAACCCCGATACCAACTCTCGCCTGCGCACGGCCATGCAGAACGCCAAAGGCGTGAACATGCCCAAAGACCGCGTAGAAGCCGCCATCAAGCGTGCCAGCTCCCGCGAAGAGAAAGACTACCAGGAAGTGGTATATGAGGGCTACGCGCCCCACGGTGTGGCCGTAGTTATTGAAACTGCTACTGATAACCCCACCCGCACCGTTGCCAACGTGCGCATGTACTTCAACCGCGGCAACGGCGCCCTAGGCACCGCGGGCTCCTCTGACTATACCTTCACCCGTAAGGGCGTGTTCAAGCTAGCCGCCGAAGGCCTCGACCTAGATGAGCTGGAACTGGAGCTGATTGACGCCGGCGCCGAAGACGTGTACGCCGATGAGGAAGAGGACGAGCACGGCAGCGTGAAGCACTACA
Proteins encoded in this window:
- a CDS encoding arginase family protein — protein: MATFLKELIRPTAELPEADVCLVGLPIDFGTVLEGGRAGAAGAPDAIRRELRRYHKTYNLEHNVHLDALRIADAGNLALNDFDHATNHQAIRQELARLLGQYPRVVVLGGSHDGTYSTVRGLVDAHGGQAVSGINLDAHADVKEKLAVLSSGTPFRKLLREGFLLGERFTEIGLHSNLNTWEDIDFLHQQNAHIVPLGHVQKDGMPEYMDRALRRFDGVGFVSFDIDGCAEAYAPAVSAPSADGFTPREATQAAFLAGKHADVRLFEVVELNPVFDRDNQTARLGATIITAYLTGLAAGKGA
- a CDS encoding YebC/PmpR family DNA-binding transcriptional regulator → MGRAFEFRKGRKMKRWDRMSKDFTRIGREIVMAVKESGSNPDTNSRLRTAMQNAKGVNMPKDRVEAAIKRASSREEKDYQEVVYEGYAPHGVAVVIETATDNPTRTVANVRMYFNRGNGALGTAGSSDYTFTRKGVFKLAAEGLDLDELELELIDAGAEDVYADEEEDEHGSVKHYIVVETAFTDFGQMQKALEEKALNVVSAQLQRVPNTTVHLEGDELEEVMNLIEKFEDDDDVQAVYHTLG